The following are from one region of the Anguilla rostrata isolate EN2019 chromosome 7, ASM1855537v3, whole genome shotgun sequence genome:
- the pik3c2g gene encoding phosphatidylinositol 3-kinase C2 domain-containing subunit gamma — MDPSESDRWPTEGGSSRILAPLSEELALITGLDISDLNIDDLDLYTSLPFPCQPQPQPQPQPQPQPQPQPQPQPQPQPQPSARPLSACDSAPHAVPWEIAGSVAADQTKANGNPNEASRKSAVPPPVPPRRRAASTKLSDRRFSCEVSHPALSRSNTTLLIHNPWTVKLIDTPAGSNESLAAFCSSISKLRSKYPHTDTTANTGVVWGRVYPLNPWLYQNVQLTVTVSTPWLPHPVPFPTTVNKTVLYLIEEIFHLVGVSPSTSSQYLLKLCDFNEFLRNEEILGSYESIQAYLKFKMAVPVRLVHHSNLDRMLRRDDGDDTRPFNLNHLIDSSYIFSKSRARLEDKLSSYSREVNQLMRSKCGSNIKQIVEVVRNICSSLCGLSIKEVEDAIGQLNRIKPTMLNPAEMCDCETAVVMLHHALVKLLHVFFDNFNSDVRVQEVCQSPPTADVIQNNDILQVDLVALYKLQISWLNSFDYFCMSCALTYGGSQLCDVGVSENISTARALDNSIQCSRTIVFPVLIRQLPYESMLTFRLLGSKQGKAPELLRWAVLPLYSNRTLVSGTVLLSMSTLVELTDPPTPAVSDGHRQAAGVILQVEFPNTHKWTYERPKALPSSLFFTPPCEELRQKLTGVSQKHCLAFLTDNEKSFLWGRRHSCNEENTQLHLLLGSAPQWKPEELSEIYSVLENWSLRRPEETLFLLSDSFQDQNVRRVAVQSLERLTDTEIEDYLPQLVQALKTEWELDGPLVLYLLDRSLRSVRVAQQLYWLLKDTLEDVPYRSWFSKLHAALKHCCGAELRRELEREESLVNLLTHVAERVRLADKTKRKEVLQREKQNIGDFFKGGVTCHLPLNPAVLVKGVDLDACKFYSSNAAPLAVPFINADSLGRNVNVICKTGDNLRQDMLVLQVVRLMDRVWLQEGLDMRMVTYRCLSTGRDQGLVEVVPEAVTLGKIHQEGGLGGTLREDTLEKWFHMWNKTEEGYEEAVMNFLHSCAGWCVATFILGICDRHNDNIMLKHSGHMFHIDFGKIMGNAQKFANIKRDRSPFVFTSEMQHFITGGGQMPQRFHRFVELCCQAYNGIRRRSALVLSLLQLMLGAGMPELKDTQDLQYVYNNLRPQDSDLEATSYFTRKIRESLGSFPVKINFLFHTIAQPSTKRPEPPKQTQTAAQNTNIQEVVIQKYIMRGKDLMFEMKVTIEDGFLISEKTFSQFELIHRELQKHFIESALPQFPAWYKMSFTPGRKMSLLNKYLKELFAGPCKGHEFVCSLFLDGPRTATSLRSSKKDASPQIQLYMTYTDKKLLVLVKHLKNITLPSGSCPDSYVVTQLHPDPFGNSKKKTKVVRNSENPSFNELIEYPGIPSLQGRVLVLTVKSKKVFIAATNVRLDNAWMGKEVWFPLGNCAV; from the exons ATGGATCCCTCAGAGAGTGACCGCTGGCCTACAGAGGGGGGCAGCAGCAGAATTCTAGCCCCTCTGTCAGAGGAACTGGCTTTAATTACAGGTCTGGACATTTCTGACCTGAACATTGACGATTTGGACTTGTACACTTCCCTCCCATTTCCGTGCCAACCCCAACCTCAACCTCAacctcaaccccaaccccaaccccaacctcaaccccaaccccaaccccaaccccaacctcAGCCCTCTGCTCGTCCTCTCTCTGCGTGTGACTCAGCCCCTCATGCGGTTCCCTGGGAAATAGCTGGGAGCGTTGCCGCCGATCAGACCAAAGCGAACGGAAACCCAAACGAGGCATCGAGAAAGAGTGCCGTGCCCCCTCCTGTGCCTCCCCGGAGACGGGCGGCCAGCACGAAGCTGAGCGACAGACGGTTCTCCTGTGAGGTCAGCCACCCTGCACTCAGCAGGTCCAACACCACTTTGCTGATTCAC aaTCCATGGACAGTCAAATTGATAGATACACCTGCAGGCAGTAATGAAAGCCTTGCTGCCTTCTGCTCATCAATATCCAA ACTGAGGTCTAAGTACCCCCACACTGACACAACAGCGAACACGGGGGTGGTTTGGGGTCGTGTGTATCCCCTAAACCCCTGGCTGTACCAGAATGTCCAGCTGACTGTCACAGTGTCCACCCCCTGGCTTCCCCATCCAGTTCCATTTCCCACAACAG tgaaCAAGACTGTGCTGTACCTCATTGAGGAGATATTTCATCTGGTTGGCGTTTCCCCCAGCACCAGCAGTCAATACCTTCTCAAGCTGTGTGATTTCAATGAGTTCCTCAGGAA TGAGGAAATTTTAGGATCGTATGAAAGCATTCAGGCCTACCTCAAGTTCAAAATGGCCGTCCCTGTGAGGCTAGTGCACCACAGCAACTTGGACAGAATGTTGAGACGAGAT gaTGGGGATGACACACGGCCATTTAATTTGAACCACCTCATTGACTCGTCTTATATATTCAGCAAATCAAG AGCGAGGTTGGAAGACAAGCTGAGTAGCTACAGCAGGGAGGTGAACCAGCTGATGAGGAGCAAG TGTGGTAGCAACATCAAACAGATTGTGGAGGTGGTTCGAAACATCTGCAGTTCGCTGTGCGGTTTATCAATCAAAGAAGTAGAAGATGCCATTGGACAACTGAATAGGATCAAACCCACAATGCTG AATCCTGCGGAAATGTGCGACTGTGAGACCG CCGTCGTCATGCTCCACCATGCCCTGGTGAAGTTGCTTCACGTGTTCTTTGACAACTTCAACTCTGACGTGAGAGTTCAGGAAGTCTGCCAAAGCCCGCCCACCGCCGATGTGATTCAGAACAACGACATCCTCCAGGTCGACCTGGTGGCCCTCTACAAGCTCCAGATCAGCTGGCTGAACAG CTTTGATTACTTTTGCATGTCCTGCGCGCTGACGTACGGTGGGAGCCAGCTTTGTGACGTCGGCGTCTCGGAGAACATCAGCACGGCCCGGGCCCTGGACAACAGCATCCAGTGCAGCCGAAC GATTGTGTTCCCAGTGCTGATCAGACAGCTGCCCTATGAGTCCATGCTCACATTCCGGCTCTTGGGGTCTAAGCAAGGCAAGGCCCCTGAATTGTTACGCTGGGCAGTGCTGCCCCTCTACAGTAACAG GACGCTGGTTAGCGGGACCGTTCTGCTCAGCATGTCCACCCTGGTCGAGCTGACGGACCCTCCGACGCCTGCAGTGTCAGATGGCCACAGGCAGGCCGCAGGGGTCATTTTACAG GTGGAGTTTCCGAACACTCATAAGTGGACGTATGAGAGACCAAAAGCACTCCCTTCATCCCTCTTTTTTACACCTCCTTGTGAGGAGCTACGCCAGAAGCTAACAGGGGTTTCCCAAAAGCATTGTCTGGCTTT CCTTACAGACAATGAGAAATCCTTCCTGTGGGGCAGACGCCACTCATGCAACGAGGAGAACACACAACTGCACCTTCTCCTGGGCAGTGCCCCCCAATGGAAACCAGAAGAGCTATCAGAGATCTACTCGGTCCTGGAGAACTGGTCCCTGCGGAGGCCAGAAGAGACCCTCTTTCTTCTCAGTGACAG CTTCCAGGACCAGAACGTTCGCAGGGTTGCGGTGCAGAGCCTGGAGCGGCTCACGGACACGGAGATCGAGGATTACCTGCCGCAGCTGGTGCAG GCTCTGAAGACGGAGTGGGAGCTGGACGGGCCCCTGGTCCTGTACCTGCTGGACCGCTCCCTGCGTAGCGTCCGCGTGGCTCAGCAGCTCTACTG GCTGCTGAAGGACACCCTGGAGGACGTCCCGTACCGGAGCTGGTTCAGCAAGCTGCACGCCGCCCTGAAGCACTGCTGCGGTGCGGAGCTGAGGCGGGAGCTGGAGCGCGAGGAGAGCCTGGTCAACCTGCTGACCCACGTGGCCGAGAGGGTCCGCCTGGCCGACAAGACCAAGCGAAAG GAGGTGCTGCAGAGGGAAAAGCAGAACATCGGCGACTTCTTCAAGGGGGGGGTCACGTGTCATCTGCCTCTGAACCCTGCTGTGCTTGTGAAGGGGGTGGACCTAGAT GCCTGTAAGTTTTACAGCTCCAATGCTGCACCTCTGGCTGTGCCCTTCATCAACGCGGATTCCCTGGGTAGAAATGTCAACGTCATCTGTAAG acggGTGACAACCTGCGGCAGGACATGCTGGTGCTGCAGGTGGTGCGCTTGATGGACAGGGTGTGGCTGCAGGAGGGGTTGGACATGCGCATGGTCACGTACAGGTGTCTGTCCACTGGCAGAGACCAGG GGCTGGTGGAGGTGGTGCCAGAGGCTGTGACCCTGGGAAAGATCCATCAGGAGGGGGGTTTGGGCGGGACCCTACGAGAGGATACTCTGGAAAAGTGGTTTCACATGTGGAACAAAACGGAGGAGGGCTATGAGGAG GCGGTGATGAACTTCCTGCATTCCTGTGCAGGCTGGTGCGTGGCCACCTTCATCCTGGGCATCTGCGATCGCCATAACGACAACATCATGCTCAAGCACAGCGGCCACATGTTCCACATCGACTTCGGCAAGATCATGGGGAACGCGCAGAAATTTGCCAACATAAAAAG GGACAGATCTCCGTTCGTCTTCACCTCTGAGATGCAGCACTTCATCACGGGAGGGGGGCAGATGCCCCAGCGCTTCCACAGGTTCGTGGAGCTGTGCTGCCAGGCCTACAACGGCATCCGGAGACGCTCGGCGCTGGTGctcagcctgctgcagctg ATGCTGGGGGCTGGAATGCCGGAGTTGAAGGACACTCAGGATCTGCAGTACGTCTACAACAACCTGCGTCCCCAGGACTCCGACCTGGAGGCCACCTCTTACTTCACCAG GAAGATCagagaaagcctgggcagcttCCCGGTCAAGAtcaacttcctgtttcacacCATTGCCCAGCCGTCAACCAAGCGTCCAGAGCCCCCCAAACAAACCCAGACTGCTGCGCAAAACACCAACATCCAGGAGGTTGTCATCCAGAAATACATCATGAGAGGGAAAGACTTG ATGTTTGAAATGAAGGTGACCATTGAAGATGGATTTCTAATCAGCGAGAAGACCTTCAGCCAGTTTGAGTTGATTCACAGAGAACTCCAGAAGCACTTTATAGAGTCAGCTCTCCCTCA ATTCCCCGCCTGGTACAAGATGTCTTTTACTCCAGGCAGAAAAATGTCCCTGCTGAATAAATACCTGAAAGAATTGTTCGCGGGACCCTGTAAAGGT CATGAATTTGTGTGCAGTTTATTTCTGGATGGTCCCAGGACAGCTACCTCATTGCGATCTTCCAAGAAAG ACGCTAGCCCTCAGATCCAGCTCTACATGACCTACACGGACAAGAAGCTGTTGGTGCTGGTGAAGCATCTCAAGAATATT acCCTGCCCAGCGGCTCCTGTCCCGACTCCTACGTGGTGACACAACTGCACCCCGACCCGTTCGGCAACTCCAAGAAGAAGACCAAGGTTGTCCGCAACAGCGAGAACCCTTCCTTCAACGAACTG attgaGTACCCCGGCATCCCTTCGCTCCAGGGGCGCGTTCTAGTGCTGACGGTGAAGAGCAAGAAGGTCTTCATCGCAGCTACCAACGTGCGGCTGGACAACGCGTGGATGGGGAAGGAA
- the llph gene encoding protein LLP homolog, whose translation MAKSLRSKWKRKMRAEKRKKNAPKELARLKSALGLGGKGEISMKDVEEIATVVPAEKLKEKAADVDMDGEDDTGNMDLDSKRNKRTQLNEHGQYPVWMSQRQAKKLKGKRTAKKGKAKKPKGVAW comes from the exons ATGGCTAAAAGCCTGCGAAGCAAATGGAAGCGGAAGATGCGTGCcgagaaaaggaagaagaatgCCCCCAAAGAACTGGCCCGGCTGAAATCAGCCCTGGGCCTGGGTGGGAAGGGCGAGATCAGCATGAAGGACGTGGAGGAGATCGCCACGGTGGTGCCAGCCGAGAAGCTGAAAGAGAAGGCGGCGGATGTGGATATGGACGGAGAGGATG ACACCGGTAACATGGACTTGGACAGCAAACGCAACAAGAGGACCCAGCTGAATGAGCACGGACAGTACCCTGTGTGGATGAGCCAGCGGCAGGCCAAGAAACTCAAGGGAAAACGCACTGCAAAGAAAGGCAAAGCCAAGAAGCCCAAAGGAGTGGCCTGGTAG